TCCACAACCATCCTAATAACCAAGTGAAAAATATTGCTAATACAATACACACCAAAGAAACTAACGTAGCATAACGAATGTATCCAGGTCTTCTTTCTTTTTGTGCTTGGTCGATCGCATCTTGGACAAGATTTTGCCAGCGTTCTGCTTGTTCCTCTCTAGTAACTCCAACTGGTGTATCTTTATCGGTGACTGTGACTAAATTCTTGCCATTCACTTGAATCACAGGAAAATTATTTATCTCTTGCACCTTCACCTCTGCTGGCTTGCCTGATACCACAGCTTGATTTAGGATTTCATTAGCATTATTAGCTCTTGTTTGTGCATCAAACTCATTGATTTGGCTAAGCTTAAATAACTGTCTTCCATCAAGAGTAACCGGAGCAGTAGAATTTTGTTGTGCTAAAACAGGCATCACAGCTAAAACACAACCTAAAATAAAACTCAGGGTAATTATCTTCAGAGATTTCATAAGATAAAACTTGGACAAATGTTTATTTAGGGAGCATAACAATTTATGTCATACGATTACGATCTTTTTGTCATTGGTGCTGGTTCTGGAGGACTAGCAGCATCCAAACGTGCAGCTAGCTACGGCGCAAAAGTAGCCATAGCTGAACGAGATCTCGTAGGTGGTACCTGCGTTATTCGCGGTTGTGTACCAAAAAAACTCATGGTTTACGCCTCTAAATTCGCTCATTATTACGAAGATGCAGTTGGTTATGGTTGGAGTGAAGTTCAACCCAGTTTTGATTGGCAAAAGCTAGTTACTAGTGTAGACAACGAAGTTAAAAGACTGAGTAAACTACACATTAGTTTCCTAGAAAAAGCTGGGGTTGAGTTAATTTCAGGAGATGCAACTTTATTAGATTCTCATACCATAGAAGTTGATGGTCGCAAAGTAACAGCTGATAAAATTTTAATTGCTGTGGGCGGAGAAGCAATTAGACCAGATATTCCCGGAAGCGAATATGCAATTACTTCACGGGAAATCTTTCTTTTGCCAGAACAACCAAAACGTTTTGCAGCTATTGGTGCTGGTTATATTGCGGTAGAATTTTCCGGTATTATGAATGCACTTGGTAGCGAAGTTACTCAGTTTATTCGTGGCGATCGCTTTTTAAGAGGTTTCGATGAAGATATCCGCAGTGGCGTTCAAGATGCCATGATCCAGCATGGGATTAATATTGTTCCCAACAGTTATGTGTCAAAAATTGAAAAAGTATCAGATGGTTTAGAATTAACCTATTTGAACAAAGAAAACAATACAGAAGCTAAAATCACTGTTGATGCCGTATTAATTGCCATTGGGCGTGCTCCTAATTTAGCAAATCTCGGTTTAGAAAATACTAAAGTAGAAATTGTTCAATGTGACGATCCTGATTTACCGAATTTGCATGGGTATACTGTAAATTGTGCGATCGGAGTAGATGAATACAGTCGCACCACAGAACCCAACATTTTTGCCGTTGGAGATTGCACCAACCGCATTAATTTAACCCCCGTTGCTATTAACGAAGGTCGAGCTTTTGCTGATACTGAATTTGGCAATAATCCTCGAATTTTTAGCCACGAAACTGTAGCATCTGCTGTATTTTCTCAACCAGAAGCCGCTACCGTTGGCTTAAATGAATTAGAGGCTCAAGAAAAATACGGTGAGGCGATCAAAGTTTATCGATCGCGGTTCCGTCCTATGTACCATAGTTTTACCGGAAAAGATGAAAAAGTCATGGTCAAACTAGTAGTTGATAGTAACACTGATAAAATTTTAGGCGCTCACATGATCGGTGAAAATGCAGCCGAAATAATTCAAGGTATAGCGATCGCAGTTAAAATGGGAGCAACCAAAAAAGATTTTGATGCTACTGTAGGAATTCATCCTTCCACAGCCGAAGAATTCGTTACCTTACGCTAGCTACTTCCGAAATCCTAACTTTTTAAGAGCTAGTGGAATGGTGCGTTACGTTGTCACTAACGCACCCGATAAATTGCAAATGTTATTAATCTTTTTGGACTTTATTTATGTTAGAATAAATAACTAATTAGTGTAGAGATGTTTCTTAGCAAAGACTCTACATTTCTTTCCGCTCCCCACTCCCCAATCCCCAGTCCCCGATTTTGAACCTCGATCGCATCTCTCCAGTCTAAACTGAAGATGATAACGGGTGAGGAAGAAACCATTGGTGTATCTTGTGCCAGGTGTAGGTGTGCCAACTGAAGACATATCCGACTCGGATTTAACAGAAAAGTGCTTACAAGGCGATCAGCAAAGCTTTCGCCAACTTTATCAGCGCTATCAACAGCGAGTCAGATCCACACTTTACCAGCTTTGCGGAATATCCGCCCTCGATGACTTAGTGCAAGAAGTGTTTCTGCGAGCGTGGAAAGGTTTGCCACAATTACGCCAGACAGCACAATTTTCAACTTGGTTGTATCGCATTACCTGG
This sequence is a window from Phormidium ambiguum IAM M-71. Protein-coding genes within it:
- the gor gene encoding glutathione-disulfide reductase, with the protein product MSYDYDLFVIGAGSGGLAASKRAASYGAKVAIAERDLVGGTCVIRGCVPKKLMVYASKFAHYYEDAVGYGWSEVQPSFDWQKLVTSVDNEVKRLSKLHISFLEKAGVELISGDATLLDSHTIEVDGRKVTADKILIAVGGEAIRPDIPGSEYAITSREIFLLPEQPKRFAAIGAGYIAVEFSGIMNALGSEVTQFIRGDRFLRGFDEDIRSGVQDAMIQHGINIVPNSYVSKIEKVSDGLELTYLNKENNTEAKITVDAVLIAIGRAPNLANLGLENTKVEIVQCDDPDLPNLHGYTVNCAIGVDEYSRTTEPNIFAVGDCTNRINLTPVAINEGRAFADTEFGNNPRIFSHETVASAVFSQPEAATVGLNELEAQEKYGEAIKVYRSRFRPMYHSFTGKDEKVMVKLVVDSNTDKILGAHMIGENAAEIIQGIAIAVKMGATKKDFDATVGIHPSTAEEFVTLR